In Zingiber officinale cultivar Zhangliang chromosome 1A, Zo_v1.1, whole genome shotgun sequence, the DNA window TTCTAAATCTTATTCAgattattcatccccctctagccgcTCGCATCAGGACCAACATAATGTGAATATTATTGAATAGAACAAATCTAAGTTATAGCAGTTACAATTTTGTAACTACTACAATATAACTGTTACAACATAAATGCTAGATGAATAGGTCGAATTCACATAGTAACAATTACGATTTCATAATAATTGCAATAAATGCTGTATTTGTAATTGTTACAATTTCATAACTAgttcaaaatttaatatatatgaatgaagataataatatcacataatatatttGAGGGCAGCTATGCCATTTTAGGAGAGCTGGGAcgcctttttattttaataaaacaaATCAAAAAGGAATACCCGATTCCCATAAAATAAAAAGGAGGAATGGCATTTTGATTATTGCCCAATAATCATCtaagaaaattaaactttaataatTTTCTATATCATATAATTTTACAAATTAAGAACTGCAATTAGTGACATTCAAAATctcacaaaacaaacaaacaaatgaagcacTCAAACCAGACGTGCACAAAAGTATGTCCTACAAAGTATCAGAATTGTTGTTTCCACCAAACCAAAGGATCACATACATGAACTTCTCATATTGCTTCCCTCCGAAACATTTATCGACACTTCTTCCTTCTGTTATGATACAACAGAGGCTTTCGGCTTCGTTTGGTAATTCCACAGCAAATGGTGATGCACAGGGAGTCTTTGGTTCAAATTGCTTGCATTGCAATCAGCCGGGCATGTTGAAGTGAAAGAGCCAGGAGACGACGAAGGTAAGCACCAAACAGGCAAGCAGGAATTTGAGGAAACGATGTCCCTGCCAGAAGCCCTGTGTCTCCAATGGCAATGTGGCTTGTGGTGTAGAAGAGCTGGCCTCTGTCAACTGCTCCACAACTTCAGTCTCGCTCACACCATTGACATTTTGTGCTATGGAGCCGCATATCTCACAGGTCCTTCAATGAGAGACGGAGAAAGGAAGTTGCAGGTAGTTAAGCAGCAGAATAAGATGCGAGGAATGTATATAAGTCGAACATGTAACAATCAAAATGACAAAAACAATGAGGGTTTGGCACTGGCTCAGGCCAGATGCAAATCAAATTATAGCTCAATGTTCAAAGATGACAAGTGATACAATGATCATATCATGGCCTCTAAGACGTTAGAACACCAATGCAAATCTCACAGGCTATACAACTTCAATTATGAAAATCTTAGTAGAATCAAACACATCATTACCCAAGGATTTCAGCAGATgataaatgagagaaaaatacagTAAGACGACTTGGAAGTTCAAAAACTCTATTTAATGTCATTAAAGTGATCTGTATATTTCTATTGACAGTCTTTCATGAATTTTAATAGAGAGAAATGATTTATGTAGCTGACCCAAATAGTTTAAATTAAGAGGAGTTGACGATAATGATACTTGCCATGCCTCACCTAAGGTATCTTATGAAAAGATGCATCGAAGTGCTGAGAAGTTACATAAAAATTGTACAACAAGAAGAACGATAATAATAGTAATAACGAGAATATCTCTTACAATGCTATTAGACAGAGTGGTGAGAGCATCTACGATAGCAAGCACTTAAATCCAACTCTACAATTGTGACTAAAGGCAATAACAAAGGAATTGACAATAGTCATTAAGTGGGAATGCAAAAAAGTATGATAGATATATATGCACAACATCCTAATGTCCAATATAAATTGCAATCATCAAAAACCCAGGTGTCAGAAAAGAGTTATGCTTAATGTATTTCTATGCACTATCTCAGTCACAAGCATAGGTAGACCATTGAATTTCTCAGAACTCACTGGTGGTACCCAATTCTTGCTCGGTAGGTGACAACTGCATACAATTAGTTCGACAATATTGTGCCCAATACTAGTGCGCCACAACTAAACACTAGAATGCCTCATTGACATTACTTGTGCCTCATCATATGAGCAAAATAATATGTGCACAAATATAGACGAAAACTTTGATCAGATAACTTGCTGTTTATGTGTGCCATGTCAATACTATGCATTAGTAAAGTAAAAGGGCATGGATTGAATTTAACATAATGTAAATTTGTTGCAATAAAAGCCAATCCTGTTAGAATCCCAACATTATTAACTGTTGGGCATTATAACCAGCAAATGGGCCTATAGAACTACTGCACTTGAACACTCACTGGCAATAAATCTGTTGGGGAGGACCCGTTGGTCAAATGGAATTCCAGCACATGAGTTCATCCAGACAAAGCAGTTCCAACATTAACTTTTGCTTTAGTTATTATGAGTGCCGGTGTTATTTGTGTTGCAAAAGATGTGTAGCAGGCTGAACAAGGACGCTTCACTAAGTATTGTTAATAAATTTCTGATAAAACTATCTTTGAAACTAATCTGAGGCTAATAGTTGCATCGATAGTTGCATTTGTCAGGCATAAGTGCCCGCGAGAAAGAAAATAAATGTTGGTAACATCCTATTATGCTGTAGTGAAGGTTTTagtaacaacaataaaataacaacGTTCAGTTACCAAAACCTAATCCGTTGAGATTTTCTTGAAGTGCAAAACTTAAGGAAGAGCACAAGCAAGGGGGTGACCATCCACTTTGAAGTGTTCTCATAGACAAGAAACTGAAGAAGTAAATTGATCATACTTTATGGTGCTATCTTGAAATAGAGCATCTTGGCACGAAGTTGATCATTTTTGGTATCGTCTTTGACATTGAATATGAGGGTTGGTGTGGGCTAATGTATTCCATCATTCTTCTAATGCATTATGCCATAGTATATTAGTATGCTCCAATATATGCAAGTTGTGAGTAAATAGTGAGAAGAAGTtgtctcatttttttttatgattaatGGAATCCTCTCCCCATGATTTTTTAACTTTGTTGTAGCAAGGGATTTCCCATATAAATTTTGGTGTGTGCAAATTTATCACAAGTGCacatttaaatttctttatttatcaCAATATTATTGCATTACATATTGTGCTATGTTGCTTGCTTAAAATTGTAGTGGTTTGGGCTTAACAACAGATATGATATTAAAACTTATCTATTATGTACAACAACATTAAAAAAATTGTCATGTTTCAGTATGAGTCAAAATGACATGTAGCATGATAAGTAATTAATCATAAGACAAACATCAtatgaaaaaaattcaaaagtaCAAAATACAATgggttttcaaaataaataaaatgcttTCAACCTCAACAATCTTCAAACTGAAAATTATTACTAGTCTCGGATAATCTACTACAAAACTACTTCTCACCCCTTAGacaaggttcatctccaaaacttaGAAGGCAGCGCTTTGAAAATTGGACCATGTCATTACACAGATTAAGGACAAGTTTGGCTAAGTGAGATGGGCTGCATCTAATGTGGGTAACTACAGTTTCTTCATCTGAATTAGTTATTGTAGTTTCTTCATCTGAATTAGTTATTGTAGCTTTAAGATGCAAATTTTCTATGCCTATTATAGACATTGTCATTTCCTCCAACACTCATAAAAAACAATTTTTTTGGATGGCCTATCAGTGTGCAAGATATATATCACCAATTCAGAGGAGAAATGACTGAGGTACAACCTAGACTGGTTGATAAAGGACGTAGCCACACACATTTGGATGGGAGTGTATTCCTTGTTTGGAGTGGAAGCAACAAGATTAAACTCCTCCAACAATACCATTATATGGATTGAGATCCCACAAATTGGTGAAGAGTCCTCCGTATCTAACTCGCTTACTACTACACCAAGCAACTCTTGCTGAATGCTGATGTGCACTAATTTGCTAGAGGGTGATACTAGCTAGATCGAGTATATAACATTGACCTTTGTTAAAAGTGCATTCTTTGGGGACTATGGTAGTTCAAACAAATCTTAGCAAACTGACACTATTACAAGAGGACTATGTTAAGGGAAATCTGCAAGCTTACTTGTTTCCTTTGATCTTAAACCAAGTCTCAGCGCACTGCTTGTGCGCAGCACCCAAATCATCCTTGCAAGAACAGCCCAATACAATCGCCACTCCCGACTCCGGAGCTGCTTTCTCCAAGCTGAGATGGCAAATTCGGCAATCCCGTTCGCCCTTATCCACATCCTCCTTAGCCTCTGGATCATCGTCAAGCGAAGTCTCCAACCCCGAGACGCAGGACTTCCTACAGGGCTCTCGAAGCCCATCGATCTCGCTGCCGGATGCGCTCGAAAGCCGGCAGCCACAGCGAGCGGAACTGCCACATTTCGCGCCGTTTGGCGAAGGCCACGAATGCCCTTCCGCGTCGGAGAAACCGAAGCCGTGTTGGTCACCCCCACTCGAGTGAGTGTCCTGCGGCCCTTTTTCGACGTCCCTGTAAGATTCCTCTCCCTTTTGGGCCATTGCGCGCTGCAAGTTGCTATCTTTGCCACGGAGTAACCCAGAATTACTAGCTGATACTCGGTTGGGCTTCAAGATGCGGATCTACCTATCTAATCCATTTCATCAAGAACAAGAACGAAAGATTCAGAGTGAGATAACTCGGTACGCACTCTTACCAAATCAGCTTACGGTGGCGAAATGGTCCCCAAAGAACAAAACACGGCGAACGAATCTCGAGCTTCTGAAGAATTACAGGAGAAAACCTCTGCTGCAAATCGCATCTGGATCACACGGAACAGGAAGGGGATTGGAGAAGATTGCAGACTTGTTCTGCTCTCTGGAAGCAAAGATTGGAAGTGGATGATGAGGTTTAAACTGGTGGATTTGGTACTTGTTCATATTAAACAAGGGTAGAATGGTCATTAACTGTCCCTATTTGTTGCGATTAAATTAAGAGATCATTTCATTTTGGCCCCCCAAATACACTTTATCTTCTTTTCAACACTACTACTCTCCAAACCCTTATAGTTTTAAAAATcaccttttcaaaatttttaaaatataattctaCACGGCACGCGACCGCCTGAAATTTTCATTTCCGTTCcaccaaataaaattaataaaattttaacaaaataggGGTGTTTTGCTTTGAATTCTTAAAATTTTGAGAGTTAATTGAAATTTTTTACAATTAAATTTAAAGTGGACTTTGGGGAGAAGCCAAGTTCTTGCAACTTGTGCATGTTTAAATATTGTCACAagtagaaaaatatattttctatttgaGAGGAAGAGTAAAATGGTTAAACTTTATTATTTATCATAAAATAACTAttggtaaaaatatatattaaattaaatagcTACTGACTACATGCATTAAATTAATTCTATTTTATATTATATGTTATTGAATACACTGTTCTTGATGTTCATTCAAGTAGTCTGAAGATAGACCAATAACAATTCTAAATTTTGGTGGGTATTTTGATGATTTTGAAACTCTAAAGAAcatttaagaaaaacaacataaacCATACAAAAGAAGCATTAAGGTTGAATGGAATTCGAAACAAACTTGGGAGTATGGAATGGAAATCTTCCATTTGAGCACAAAGTATTTATTTCTGTACAAGAAATGATTAAATTTTGTTCAAAACTCAATAGATTCTCTTCCTTGTCCACTCTCACAAGCATTTGTGTCCTTCATATGAGCATTTGAAGAAcaatttctcttttcttttctagGATATCAAACAGTGGATCAAAGAGGGAGTTCAGCATTCCTCACCTTCGATTTGCCATGCATGCTATCGACAGTTAAAAAGAAACTTTGACGTCTTCTGTATCGGCCACGAGAGTAAACTCACTTCCAAACTTTGGTGTTATCTCGGAAGAACTCTGAGGGGATGGATGCAGGGCAGTATTTCTTGGCAACAAACTTGTACTGGAAGAACAACAAATCAAGACTACATGAGACAGAGCTATAGAATTCAAATGAGTTTCCAACAAGATAtttaccttgtgctgactgtaTTTTTCTCGAATAGCAGGCAGGCCGTTGCACGCACTGGTGCATAGTAGTCCATGTAATGCCTTGATGCAGTCTGAGAGTTCAGAAGGTTTATATAGTGTGTAATGGCTCAGTGTGGCGTTCTGCATCATTAGCCACAGCAAAACATAATTAATCTTGGTTggaaaaataaaatgataatgTATGAATTGGAATGCATTGTGAACAGTAC includes these proteins:
- the LOC122032073 gene encoding uncharacterized protein LOC122032073, with translation MAQKGEESYRDVEKGPQDTHSSGGDQHGFGFSDAEGHSWPSPNGAKCGSSARCGCRLSSASGSEIDGLREPCRKSCVSGLETSLDDDPEAKEDVDKGERDCRICHLSLEKAAPESGVAIVLGCSCKDDLGAAHKQCAETWFKIKGNKTCEICGSIAQNVNGVSETEVVEQLTEASSSTPQATLPLETQGFWQGHRFLKFLLACLVLTFVVSWLFHFNMPG